The following proteins come from a genomic window of Bacillus sp. Marseille-P3661:
- a CDS encoding stalk domain-containing protein, protein MHRYSKQLALLLLIMSLIVLVNVEKGYAAEKVNFSYIYSISKNEYIKHVDRANNSINIVSPNYFDLSKTGDLIITANFDGNFIKEMHNRNIKVVPFLSNHWDKESGLNALKNADVLSTKIVEQVHKNNLDGVNIDIEGLSHTERDAFTEFIKTLKSKMPVGKELSVAVAANPKESKIGWNGSYDYNALAKYADYLIIMAYDESYRGSKTPGPVASSEFIEKSIQYALKENVPSNKIVLGIPFYGRMWKSDDVIAGSGFLGESVWMSKSAALLNQFGGRSEYVPEKASMVAKFTISETDSPFKLFSWKDPLTPGDYELWFDNDQTLQKKLTYVNQYNLKGTANWSLGQESTSIWTAYKTWLNPTVAVSNPTDIEVYINGEHQVFDQVPIIQSGSTLVPMRGIFEALGAVVNWDAETGEITARTSHASIWLKANSKNTTVNGVSKEIDVPAQIIAGRTLVPLRFVGEALGATVTWVAETRDVLIDKAL, encoded by the coding sequence ATGCATAGATATTCTAAACAACTTGCCTTACTATTACTAATAATGAGTTTAATAGTTTTGGTCAATGTAGAAAAAGGATACGCAGCTGAAAAAGTTAATTTTTCATATATTTATTCAATTTCAAAGAATGAATATATAAAACATGTTGATCGCGCTAATAATAGCATTAACATTGTATCACCTAATTACTTTGATTTATCTAAGACTGGCGATCTTATTATTACTGCAAATTTTGACGGTAATTTCATTAAAGAGATGCATAACCGTAATATTAAAGTCGTACCTTTTTTAAGTAATCATTGGGATAAAGAATCCGGATTGAATGCGTTGAAAAATGCGGATGTATTATCTACTAAAATAGTCGAACAAGTACATAAAAATAATTTAGATGGGGTTAATATTGATATTGAAGGTTTGTCACATACTGAACGGGACGCTTTTACAGAATTCATTAAAACCTTAAAGAGCAAAATGCCTGTCGGTAAAGAGTTGTCTGTTGCAGTCGCTGCTAATCCTAAAGAGTCTAAAATAGGTTGGAACGGAAGTTATGACTACAATGCACTCGCTAAATATGCTGATTATTTGATTATTATGGCCTATGACGAAAGCTATCGTGGCAGTAAAACTCCTGGTCCAGTAGCAAGCAGTGAGTTTATTGAAAAATCGATTCAGTACGCATTAAAGGAAAATGTACCAAGTAATAAAATTGTATTAGGAATTCCTTTTTACGGAAGAATGTGGAAAAGTGACGATGTTATAGCTGGTAGTGGATTTTTAGGTGAAAGTGTTTGGATGTCAAAATCAGCCGCACTTTTAAATCAATTTGGCGGAAGGTCAGAGTATGTGCCAGAAAAAGCAAGCATGGTTGCTAAATTTACGATTTCAGAAACAGATTCACCATTTAAATTATTTAGTTGGAAAGATCCATTAACACCTGGGGATTATGAACTTTGGTTCGATAATGATCAAACTCTCCAAAAGAAATTAACATATGTAAATCAATATAATCTAAAAGGAACAGCTAATTGGAGTTTAGGTCAGGAATCAACCTCGATTTGGACTGCATATAAAACATGGCTTAATCCTACAGTGGCTGTAAGTAATCCTACAGATATAGAAGTTTATATTAATGGTGAGCATCAAGTGTTTGACCAAGTACCTATCATTCAATCTGGTTCAACTTTAGTACCAATGCGTGGGATTTTTGAAGCACTTGGGGCTGTGGTAAACTGGGATGCTGAAACGGGAGAAATTACAGCAAGAACAAGTCATGCTTCTATTTGGCTTAAGGCTAATTCAAAGAATACCACAGTAAATGGTGTATCAAAAGAGATTGACGTACCCGCGCAAATAATCGCTGGAAGAACTTTAGTTCCGTTACGCTTTGTAGGTGAGGCACTTGGTGCAACTGTTACATGGGTAGCAGAGACTAGAGATGTATTAATTGATAAAGCACTGTAA
- a CDS encoding acyl-CoA dehydrogenase yields the protein MNFELTKEQQMIRDMVRAFAEKEVKPKADHVDRTAEFPLDTFVQMGQLGLLGIPFPEKYGGSGGDTLSYAIAVEEIGKACGSTGLSYAAAVSLGASPIFYFGTEQQKQTYLVPLAKGETLASFGLTEPNAGSDAGGTRTKAVLDGDEYVINGEKCWITNAGYAKTVTVTAVTGKDSRGKNIISALIVPTNSNGFKITSPYEKMGVRGSNTSELILEDVRVPKENVLGDPTGGFKQFLYTLDGGRISIGALAVGIAQAAYEKALSYAKERTQFGQSIAKFQAIQFKLADMAMEIELARNMVYKAAWLKDNGKPFTKEAAFAKLFASEAGFRACNQAIQIHGGYGYMREYEVERYLRDMKLMEIGEGTSEIQRLIIARQIGC from the coding sequence ATGAATTTTGAACTAACAAAAGAGCAACAAATGATTCGTGACATGGTGCGCGCATTTGCTGAGAAAGAAGTAAAGCCTAAAGCGGATCATGTCGATCGAACAGCAGAATTTCCTTTAGACACATTTGTACAAATGGGGCAATTAGGTCTGTTAGGGATTCCTTTTCCAGAAAAGTATGGTGGCTCGGGAGGAGATACTTTATCATATGCAATTGCTGTTGAAGAAATCGGAAAGGCATGTGGAAGCACTGGACTAAGTTACGCAGCTGCTGTTTCATTAGGTGCTAGTCCGATTTTTTATTTTGGAACTGAACAGCAGAAACAAACATATCTCGTACCATTAGCGAAAGGTGAAACACTTGCATCCTTTGGATTAACTGAGCCAAATGCAGGCTCTGATGCAGGGGGCACTAGGACAAAGGCTGTACTTGATGGGGATGAGTATGTTATCAATGGTGAAAAATGCTGGATAACAAATGCAGGTTATGCCAAAACGGTTACTGTAACAGCGGTGACAGGTAAAGATTCACGTGGAAAAAATATAATATCAGCATTGATAGTCCCAACTAATTCTAATGGATTTAAGATTACAAGTCCTTACGAAAAAATGGGTGTCCGTGGTTCAAATACGTCAGAACTAATACTTGAAGATGTACGTGTACCGAAGGAAAATGTTTTGGGAGATCCAACAGGTGGCTTTAAACAATTTTTGTATACATTAGATGGTGGAAGAATATCAATTGGAGCATTAGCTGTTGGAATTGCGCAAGCAGCTTATGAAAAGGCATTGAGCTATGCAAAGGAACGGACGCAATTTGGTCAATCTATAGCTAAATTCCAAGCAATTCAATTTAAATTAGCAGATATGGCAATGGAAATTGAGCTAGCTAGAAATATGGTTTATAAAGCTGCATGGTTAAAGGATAACGGAAAACCCTTTACAAAGGAAGCTGCTTTTGCAAAATTATTCGCGTCTGAAGCAGGGTTTCGTGCATGTAATCAAGCTATCCAAATTCATGGCGGTTATGGATATATGCGAGAATATGAAGTAGAGCGATATCTTCGAGATATGAAATTAATGGAAATTGGGGAGGGTACTTCTGAAATACAACGTTTAATCATTGCAAGGCAAATTGGATGCTAA
- a CDS encoding MATE family efflux transporter: MKQQDFTNGNIFKQLILFSGPILFTNLLQVSYQFIDSLWIGNLLGANAIGAAAVASTIIFTILSFVIGINTATLTILSQQKGRDDEKGISNYLNAFVIILLTLALLLGALGFLISETILVWLGTPLEMIPQATSYLQINFIGIIFLFGYNFIGTVLRSLGDSKTPLRFVLLSVVLNAILDPIFISTLNLGIDGAAYATILSQGFAFLYGISYVLRNKLVPFSMPYKPGKHEVLLILKLGIPAGLQMMVISAGMLAIMSVVTSFGEHIVAGFGAAQRIDSVIMLPAMALGTAVNSMAGQNIGANQWDRVYKIAYFGVIFNLSIMLFIAILIVLFARYGIQLFIQDPEAVEFGTTYLQIVAFFYPFLGINFILNGIVRSSGAMFQVLILNIVSFWILRYPLTYIFAKILGDKGIPYGMGVSFIISSIIAFLYFKFGMWGKKQLFKDADDA; this comes from the coding sequence ATGAAACAACAAGATTTTACGAACGGAAATATATTCAAACAGTTGATTTTATTTTCCGGTCCTATACTATTCACAAATTTATTGCAGGTCTCTTATCAGTTCATCGATAGCCTATGGATTGGTAATTTGTTGGGTGCAAACGCTATTGGTGCGGCGGCAGTAGCAAGTACGATTATTTTTACGATTTTGTCGTTTGTAATTGGAATCAATACAGCAACATTAACAATATTATCGCAACAAAAGGGCAGGGACGATGAGAAAGGAATTAGCAATTATTTAAATGCTTTTGTAATCATCCTATTAACGCTTGCTTTATTGCTTGGTGCTTTAGGGTTTCTTATTTCTGAAACTATACTTGTGTGGCTCGGAACTCCACTAGAGATGATTCCTCAAGCTACAAGTTATTTGCAAATTAATTTTATAGGAATTATTTTTTTATTTGGTTATAACTTTATTGGAACTGTTTTGCGCTCACTTGGTGATAGTAAAACCCCTTTGCGTTTTGTCCTTTTATCAGTGGTCTTAAATGCAATTCTAGATCCAATTTTTATTTCAACTCTAAATTTAGGAATTGATGGTGCTGCATACGCAACTATTCTTTCACAAGGCTTTGCTTTTCTGTATGGCATCAGCTATGTATTACGAAACAAACTAGTGCCATTTTCAATGCCGTATAAGCCAGGAAAACATGAAGTGTTGTTAATTTTAAAGTTAGGAATTCCAGCAGGATTACAAATGATGGTGATTTCCGCAGGAATGTTAGCTATTATGAGTGTAGTGACATCATTTGGAGAACATATTGTTGCAGGTTTTGGTGCGGCACAACGAATTGATAGTGTTATAATGTTGCCGGCTATGGCGCTGGGTACTGCTGTTAATAGCATGGCAGGTCAAAATATTGGCGCGAACCAATGGGACCGTGTCTACAAAATAGCGTATTTTGGTGTTATTTTTAATTTGTCTATTATGCTATTTATTGCTATATTGATTGTGCTTTTTGCTCGCTATGGAATACAACTATTTATTCAAGACCCTGAGGCTGTAGAATTTGGTACGACATATTTGCAAATTGTAGCATTTTTTTATCCCTTCCTAGGTATTAATTTTATATTAAATGGCATTGTTCGCTCATCAGGTGCAATGTTCCAAGTCCTTATTCTGAATATTGTCTCCTTTTGGATTTTACGATATCCGCTTACTTATATTTTTGCAAAAATACTTGGAGATAAAGGAATTCCCTATGGAATGGGTGTAAGTTTTATCATTAGCAGCATCATTGCATTTTTGTATTTTAAATTCGGCATGTGGGGAAAGAAACAATTATTTAAGGATGCCGATGATGCTTAA
- a CDS encoding acetyl-CoA carboxylase biotin carboxylase subunit has protein sequence MFSKILIANRGEIAARIIRTCKKMGIETVAVYSEADKDAPYVSFADESYCIGGPRVHESYLQAEKIIDIAKRTGSEAIHPGYGLLSENAGFAKRCKDAGVTFIGPSPDVIEQMGEKVKARTVMKGAGVPIVPGSEQAVTTVEEAEVLAAKIGYPVMLKAVAGGGGIGMQVVNAQVELAKVFEGNQKRAQMFFGNGEMYIEKLIKNPRHIEIQVLADAHGNTITLGERECSIQRRHQKIIEEAPSHFLDDKTRQAMCETVVTAAKAIHYINAGTVEFLIDDNMNFYFLEMNTRLQVEHPVTEEVTRLDLVEEQIRIAANEKLRWTQQEIQLLGHAIEVRIYAEDPVTFLPSPGKITSLNLPSGKQIRHELAIQCESVVTPFYDPMIAKLIVTATSRDDAISSLIKALQNYEITGIKTNIPLLLKVIGHPEFKAGNTTTQFLGKYIN, from the coding sequence TTGTTTTCAAAAATTTTAATTGCAAATAGGGGTGAAATTGCAGCGCGTATTATCCGTACATGCAAAAAAATGGGGATTGAAACAGTTGCAGTTTATTCAGAGGCTGATAAAGATGCACCATACGTTTCCTTTGCTGATGAAAGTTATTGTATTGGAGGTCCCCGTGTTCATGAAAGTTATTTACAAGCTGAGAAAATAATAGATATTGCCAAAAGAACCGGTTCGGAAGCAATACATCCAGGATATGGATTATTAAGTGAAAATGCTGGCTTTGCCAAGCGTTGTAAGGACGCAGGAGTTACATTTATAGGCCCATCTCCTGACGTTATTGAGCAGATGGGAGAAAAAGTAAAAGCAAGAACTGTTATGAAGGGGGCGGGTGTTCCGATTGTACCTGGTTCGGAACAAGCAGTAACAACTGTTGAAGAAGCAGAAGTGCTTGCTGCGAAAATTGGTTATCCGGTCATGCTCAAAGCAGTTGCAGGTGGCGGTGGAATTGGTATGCAAGTTGTGAATGCACAAGTTGAGTTAGCTAAAGTGTTTGAAGGAAATCAAAAACGTGCTCAAATGTTTTTTGGAAACGGCGAGATGTATATTGAAAAATTGATCAAAAACCCACGTCATATTGAAATACAAGTACTAGCAGATGCACATGGTAATACTATTACCCTAGGTGAACGGGAATGTTCAATTCAAAGAAGACATCAAAAAATTATCGAAGAAGCCCCATCTCATTTTTTAGATGATAAAACTCGACAAGCCATGTGTGAAACAGTTGTTACCGCAGCAAAGGCTATTCATTATATAAATGCTGGTACTGTAGAATTTTTAATTGATGATAATATGAATTTTTACTTTTTGGAAATGAATACTCGTCTTCAAGTTGAACACCCTGTGACCGAAGAGGTGACCAGGCTCGATCTTGTTGAGGAACAAATCCGCATAGCTGCCAATGAAAAATTAAGGTGGACGCAGCAAGAAATTCAACTCTTAGGGCATGCAATTGAGGTGAGAATTTATGCCGAAGATCCGGTTACCTTTTTACCATCACCAGGTAAAATTACTTCACTTAATCTTCCAAGCGGTAAACAAATTAGGCATGAATTAGCTATACAATGCGAATCTGTTGTAACTCCCTTCTATGATCCAATGATTGCAAAATTAATTGTAACAGCTACTTCCCGTGACGATGCAATTTCTTCACTAATTAAGGCATTGCAAAATTACGAGATAACAGGAATAAAAACAAATATCCCATTGCTCCTGAAAGTCATTGGGCATCCAGAATTTAAAGCAGGAAATACAACAACCCAATTTCTAGGGAAGTATATTAACTAA
- a CDS encoding acyl-CoA carboxylase subunit beta codes for MTKDKEHYSDLQFQQQIDKILSGGAEVYHRKNAEKGKLFVRDRLKLLLDEGVKIEEAFFANCLADDLPADGVVTGIGKINGRTVCVMANDSTVKAGSWGARTVEKIIRIQETAEKLKVPMLYLVDSAGARITDQVEMFPGRRGAGRIFYNQVKLSGKVPQICLLFGPSAAGGAYIPAFCDIVVMVDGNASMYLGSPRMAEMVIGEKVTLEEMGGASMHCSVSGCGDVLVKTEQESIQFARNYLSYFPQNYQEKPPNIERKSPKQFDKSIAEVIPQNQNAPFNMYELIERLVDEDSFCEIKKRFAPELITGIARLEGQPVGIIANQPRVKGGVLFHDSADKAAKFITLCDAFHLPLLFLADVPGFMIGTKVERAGIIRHGAKMIAAMSEATVPKISVIVRKAYGAGLYAMAGPAFEPDCCIALPSAQIAVMGPEAAVNAVYANKIASLPENERLAFIQEKREEYKQDIDIYRLASEMVIDSIVEPDSLRDELISRFDAYSSKYQVFTDRKHGVYPV; via the coding sequence ATGACAAAAGATAAAGAGCATTATTCTGACCTCCAATTTCAACAACAAATAGACAAGATTCTATCAGGTGGAGCAGAAGTCTATCATCGAAAAAACGCTGAAAAAGGGAAATTATTTGTCCGTGATCGACTAAAACTATTATTAGATGAAGGCGTGAAAATTGAAGAGGCGTTTTTTGCGAATTGTCTAGCTGATGATCTTCCAGCTGATGGTGTTGTAACTGGAATTGGCAAAATCAATGGTCGAACAGTGTGTGTAATGGCCAACGATTCAACGGTTAAAGCAGGATCATGGGGAGCACGGACAGTTGAAAAAATTATTCGCATTCAAGAAACAGCGGAAAAATTAAAAGTACCTATGCTATATCTCGTTGATTCAGCAGGAGCGCGAATTACGGACCAAGTTGAAATGTTTCCAGGCAGGCGCGGCGCAGGACGAATTTTTTATAACCAAGTTAAATTATCAGGGAAAGTGCCACAAATTTGCTTATTATTTGGACCATCTGCTGCAGGCGGGGCCTATATACCTGCTTTCTGTGATATTGTTGTGATGGTGGACGGCAATGCATCGATGTATTTAGGGTCACCCCGTATGGCTGAAATGGTAATTGGCGAAAAGGTAACTTTAGAAGAAATGGGTGGAGCTAGCATGCATTGCTCCGTTTCAGGCTGTGGCGATGTACTTGTTAAAACTGAGCAAGAATCGATTCAATTTGCTCGTAATTATTTATCCTACTTTCCGCAAAATTACCAAGAAAAACCACCAAACATTGAAAGAAAATCCCCGAAACAGTTTGATAAGTCAATAGCTGAAGTCATTCCTCAAAATCAAAATGCACCTTTTAATATGTACGAATTAATTGAAAGACTCGTAGATGAAGATTCTTTTTGTGAAATAAAAAAACGATTTGCTCCGGAATTGATAACGGGCATTGCTAGACTTGAGGGTCAACCGGTTGGAATTATTGCGAATCAACCGCGTGTGAAAGGCGGAGTTCTATTTCATGATTCTGCTGATAAAGCAGCAAAATTTATTACTCTTTGTGATGCATTTCATCTTCCGCTACTGTTTTTAGCTGATGTACCTGGTTTTATGATAGGAACAAAAGTAGAGCGTGCAGGGATTATACGTCATGGTGCAAAAATGATTGCAGCCATGAGCGAAGCTACTGTACCAAAAATTTCAGTTATCGTAAGAAAAGCTTATGGTGCAGGATTATATGCAATGGCTGGGCCGGCGTTTGAGCCAGATTGTTGTATCGCGCTACCATCCGCTCAAATAGCTGTAATGGGTCCAGAAGCTGCGGTGAATGCAGTATATGCAAATAAAATTGCTTCATTGCCAGAAAATGAACGTCTTGCGTTTATTCAAGAAAAGCGAGAAGAATATAAACAAGATATTGATATTTATCGTTTAGCTTCGGAAATGGTAATCGATAGTATTGTTGAACCCGATAGTTTACGTGATGAATTGATATCGCGTTTCGATGCATATTCATCGAAATATCAAGTATTTACCGATCGAAAACATGGGGTATATCCTGTTTAG
- a CDS encoding amino acid permease — protein sequence MSEKTKSDMKWWQLSLFGVGATIGTGFFLGTSIGIRISGPAVLLAFLVAALGTYFVFDALARMTSTDPQKGAFRTYAKKAFGPWAGFTSGWIYWSSELLIMGSQLTALSIFTRFWFPDVPLWVLATAYAILALIVLLIGVEGLNRVENLFAIIKIAAIIMFIVIASLGLFGVLGRQPDPNVPTTMNALIPVGIMGLWSGLIYAFYAFGGIEVMGLMASRLKNPKEAPKAGKVMLLLLTIIYLLAVGLALTLTPWRKFTSDESPFIFALDQFNIAFVPHVFNAALIIAGFSTMAAALYAITTILVTLAEDHDAPAIFAKKGILKVPTFALLLIIIGLIASIVTALVLPGKIYEYITTAAGLMLLYNWLFILASVGRIIKLTSLGRIKQAVGMILILAAVTGTILEDTTRPGFFISLSFVLLIGLISFVKQKKSKKNKETERSSLFEPEPV from the coding sequence ATGTCGGAAAAGACTAAAAGCGATATGAAGTGGTGGCAATTATCACTGTTTGGAGTTGGCGCTACAATTGGAACCGGTTTCTTCTTAGGAACAAGTATTGGAATTAGAATCAGTGGTCCTGCTGTATTACTTGCTTTTCTCGTTGCCGCATTAGGAACTTATTTTGTATTTGATGCGCTCGCAAGAATGACATCCACTGATCCTCAAAAAGGTGCATTTCGAACCTATGCAAAAAAAGCATTTGGACCATGGGCTGGTTTTACCAGCGGATGGATTTATTGGTCCTCCGAACTATTAATTATGGGGAGCCAATTAACGGCATTATCTATTTTTACTCGGTTCTGGTTTCCTGACGTCCCTTTATGGGTATTAGCAACAGCTTATGCTATTCTCGCACTTATCGTGTTGCTTATTGGCGTAGAAGGCTTGAATCGCGTAGAGAATTTATTTGCCATAATTAAAATTGCTGCCATCATAATGTTTATAGTTATTGCGTCATTAGGGTTATTTGGTGTGCTTGGCCGGCAACCCGATCCTAATGTACCCACAACTATGAATGCATTAATCCCTGTTGGCATTATGGGGTTATGGTCAGGATTGATTTATGCCTTTTATGCATTCGGTGGTATCGAGGTAATGGGTTTAATGGCAAGTCGATTAAAAAACCCAAAAGAAGCTCCTAAAGCCGGTAAAGTTATGCTATTACTTTTAACCATCATATACTTACTTGCTGTTGGACTAGCGCTAACACTAACTCCATGGCGCAAGTTTACATCTGATGAAAGTCCATTTATATTTGCACTAGATCAATTCAACATAGCGTTTGTACCCCATGTATTCAATGCTGCATTAATAATTGCAGGATTTTCAACAATGGCAGCTGCATTGTATGCGATCACAACTATACTAGTGACATTGGCTGAAGATCATGATGCACCAGCTATATTTGCAAAAAAAGGAATATTAAAAGTACCCACCTTCGCTTTATTATTAATCATTATCGGATTAATTGCTTCCATTGTAACGGCTCTAGTCCTACCAGGAAAAATTTATGAATATATCACTACAGCAGCGGGACTTATGCTACTGTACAATTGGCTTTTTATCTTGGCATCCGTTGGTAGAATTATAAAACTAACCAGCTTGGGCAGAATCAAACAAGCAGTAGGCATGATTTTAATACTAGCTGCAGTTACAGGAACAATATTGGAAGATACAACAAGACCAGGATTCTTTATAAGCCTTAGCTTTGTTTTATTAATAGGTCTTATTTCTTTTGTTAAGCAAAAGAAGAGTAAAAAGAATAAAGAAACAGAAAGAAGTAGTTTATTTGAACCAGAACCGGTTTAA
- a CDS encoding acetyl-CoA carboxylase biotin carboxyl carrier protein subunit yields MTIINSNMAGNVWKVLVKKGDMITEGQDVVILESMKMEIPIPTEVTGIVKEVKVSEGDFVNDGDELVVIEKNS; encoded by the coding sequence GTGACTATAATAAATTCAAATATGGCAGGTAATGTGTGGAAAGTGCTTGTTAAAAAAGGTGATATGATAACTGAAGGCCAGGACGTTGTGATTCTTGAATCAATGAAAATGGAAATTCCGATTCCAACTGAAGTTACTGGAATAGTAAAAGAAGTGAAGGTAAGCGAAGGAGATTTTGTTAATGATGGTGATGAGCTAGTGGTAATTGAAAAAAATAGTTAA
- a CDS encoding LysE family transporter produces MNVFISYILLGLSLAAPIGPINAAQLDKGIKYGFLHAWLVGVGAVVADAIYMLIVYLGVVQFISTPFMKTFLWLFGSFVLLYSGIESIYGANKINLVNNRREDESKLKTFFSGFFMSLTNPLSILFWLGIYGSVLAQTTVTYGPSKLILYSSAIFIGLLIWDIAMASAASVFRRFLTNRGLTMVSLLSGVCLILFGIYFGYQAFKLLIS; encoded by the coding sequence ATGAATGTGTTTATTAGCTATATTTTATTGGGCTTATCGTTAGCAGCACCAATTGGGCCCATTAATGCAGCACAATTGGATAAAGGAATTAAATATGGATTTCTTCATGCATGGCTAGTTGGTGTAGGGGCCGTTGTAGCCGATGCCATCTATATGCTAATCGTATATTTAGGTGTTGTACAGTTTATCTCAACACCATTTATGAAAACATTTCTTTGGCTGTTTGGAAGCTTTGTCCTTTTATATTCCGGAATTGAAAGTATATATGGTGCAAATAAAATAAATTTAGTGAATAATCGTCGCGAAGACGAATCCAAACTTAAAACTTTCTTCTCTGGTTTTTTTATGTCCTTAACCAATCCATTATCGATTTTATTTTGGTTAGGAATTTATGGTTCAGTGTTAGCGCAAACAACAGTTACATACGGGCCAAGTAAACTAATTTTGTATAGTTCTGCAATATTTATAGGTCTACTTATTTGGGATATAGCGATGGCTAGTGCTGCAAGTGTTTTTCGACGATTCTTAACAAATCGCGGTTTAACAATGGTTTCACTGTTATCGGGTGTTTGTCTTATTTTATTTGGCATTTATTTCGGTTACCAAGCCTTTAAGCTGTTAATAAGCTGA